A window from Humidesulfovibrio mexicanus encodes these proteins:
- a CDS encoding KamA family radical SAM protein — protein sequence MLETAILDGEADPPDAGAAAREGGAEPEEPPSPEVPPLLPDPHFPDAPEPLARFLSRHFPGATQREWNDWRWQIANRIADAETAARLWRLSDDERAALARPRATLPLAVTPYYARLVDPCDPAQPLRRTVLPATAEDLRAPGEADDPLAEDACSPVPGLVHRYPNRVLFLATGFCSTYCRYCTRSRQVGAACAATTRGGAAAGPEGLRRRWQACLDYIARTPQVADVLLSGGDPLTLPDAALDWLLTRLRAIRHVEIVRIGTKVPAVLPMRVTKHLARMLKKHHPLWMSLHFAHPRELTADTRQACAILADAGIPLGSQTVLLAGVNDTPQALGGLFQGLLSLRVRPYYLYQCDPISGSAHFRTPVARGVEILRALRGRLSGYAMPTFVIDAPGGGGKIPLAPEYTLGYSGDDLVLHNYAGGLYRYPDRAGAALAARPRTGGAA from the coding sequence ATGCTGGAAACAGCCATCCTGGACGGCGAGGCGGATCCTCCGGACGCTGGGGCCGCGGCCCGCGAAGGCGGCGCCGAGCCCGAAGAGCCCCCCTCACCCGAAGTCCCCCCCCTGCTCCCCGATCCCCACTTTCCCGACGCACCCGAACCGCTTGCCCGCTTCCTGTCCCGGCATTTTCCCGGCGCCACCCAGCGCGAATGGAACGACTGGCGCTGGCAGATCGCCAACCGCATCGCCGATGCCGAAACCGCCGCGCGCCTGTGGCGACTCTCGGACGACGAACGCGCCGCCCTGGCCCGGCCCCGCGCCACCCTGCCCCTGGCCGTGACCCCCTACTACGCCCGGCTTGTGGACCCCTGTGATCCCGCGCAGCCCCTGCGGCGCACGGTGCTGCCCGCAACGGCCGAAGACCTGCGCGCCCCGGGCGAGGCCGACGACCCCCTGGCCGAGGACGCCTGCTCGCCCGTGCCCGGTCTGGTGCACCGCTACCCCAACCGGGTGCTGTTTTTGGCCACGGGCTTCTGCTCCACCTACTGCCGCTACTGCACGCGCTCGCGCCAGGTGGGCGCGGCGTGCGCCGCCACAACGCGCGGCGGCGCGGCGGCCGGGCCGGAAGGCCTGCGCAGGCGCTGGCAGGCCTGCCTGGACTACATCGCCCGCACGCCCCAGGTGGCGGACGTGCTTCTCTCAGGCGGCGACCCGCTGACCCTGCCCGACGCCGCGCTGGACTGGCTGCTCACGCGGTTGCGGGCCATTCGCCATGTGGAGATCGTGCGCATCGGCACCAAGGTTCCGGCCGTGCTGCCCATGCGCGTCACCAAACACCTGGCGCGGATGCTCAAAAAGCACCACCCGCTATGGATGAGCCTGCACTTCGCCCACCCGCGGGAGCTCACCGCCGACACGCGCCAGGCCTGCGCCATCCTGGCCGATGCGGGCATTCCGCTGGGCAGCCAGACCGTGCTGCTGGCGGGCGTCAACGACACGCCGCAGGCCCTGGGCGGCCTGTTCCAAGGCCTGCTGTCCCTGCGGGTGCGGCCGTACTACCTGTACCAGTGCGATCCCATCAGCGGCTCCGCCCACTTCCGCACACCGGTGGCGCGCGGCGTGGAGATCCTGCGCGCCCTGCGCGGGCGCCTGTCCGGCTACGCCATGCCAACCTTCGTCATCGACGCGCCCGGCGGCGGAGGCAAGATTCCCCTGGCGCCCGAGTACACCCTGGGCTATTCTGGCGATGATCTGGTCCTTCACAACTACGCGGGCGGCCTGTACCGCTACCCGGACCGCGCAGGCGCGGCGCTGGCGGCAAGGCCCCGCACGGGAGGCGCGGCATGA
- a CDS encoding YajG family lipoprotein, with protein sequence MKFMHRIRKTILFASIMAALTLLCACAANTVVPLRYQPSTPQGTASCSAPITLSPFVDKRADTITIGSLGEGKRFYPENDVSEWVSWAMFEELKARGCDVKYREKTDTAPVKGYVVSGSFDTVNVETGTALMAKARLRLRVKVEKDGVFIVEQIYTGERENLGLTYVDAAQKVLSSTLQYLLQDAATDVVKATK encoded by the coding sequence ATGAAGTTCATGCACCGCATTCGCAAGACCATTCTTTTCGCCAGCATCATGGCCGCGTTGACCCTGCTGTGCGCCTGCGCCGCAAACACCGTCGTGCCGCTGCGCTACCAGCCCTCCACGCCTCAGGGAACCGCCTCCTGCTCCGCGCCCATTACCCTGTCGCCGTTCGTGGACAAGCGCGCCGACACCATCACCATCGGTTCGCTGGGCGAGGGCAAGCGGTTTTATCCGGAAAACGACGTGTCCGAATGGGTGAGCTGGGCCATGTTCGAGGAGCTCAAGGCCCGTGGCTGCGACGTGAAGTACCGGGAAAAGACCGATACGGCGCCCGTGAAGGGCTATGTGGTGTCCGGCTCCTTCGACACCGTCAACGTGGAGACCGGCACGGCGCTGATGGCCAAGGCCCGCCTGCGCCTGCGCGTGAAGGTGGAGAAGGACGGGGTTTTCATCGTCGAGCAGATCTACACCGGGGAGCGCGAGAACCTCGGCCTGACCTATGTGGACGCCGCGCAGAAGGTGCTTTCGTCCACGTTGCAATACCTGCTGCAGGACGCCGCCACGGATGTGGTGAAGGCGACAAAGTAA
- a CDS encoding D-alanine--D-alanine ligase family protein, whose translation MKVGLVYDLRSEYLAAGFSEEQTAELDHEETIEALRLGLTALGFEVEAVGSARALAGALAHGRRWDFVFNIAEGLFGSGREALAPALLDAWRIPYTFSDPLVMALCLDKAMCKRVVRDLGLPTPDFALVRSEKDLAELRLGYPVFAKPVAEGTGKGVSAASRAGDRKELAAVCRTLLKRFHQPVLVEAYLPGREFTVGVVGTGELARPLGVMEVVLRGGAEPGAYSYSNKANFESVVDYLPAVGPEAEEAAQLALDVWRGLGCRDGGRVDIRQDGQGRAQFMEVNPLAGLNPNISDLPILCRMNGVSYQDLLRMIVQSALERLPLDPDRERPLRG comes from the coding sequence ATGAAGGTGGGACTGGTGTACGACCTGCGCTCCGAATACCTCGCGGCGGGCTTCAGCGAGGAGCAGACCGCAGAACTGGACCATGAGGAGACCATCGAGGCCCTGCGCCTGGGCCTCACCGCCCTGGGCTTCGAGGTGGAGGCCGTGGGCTCGGCCCGCGCCCTGGCCGGGGCCCTGGCCCACGGCAGGCGCTGGGACTTCGTCTTCAACATCGCGGAAGGGCTTTTCGGCTCCGGCAGGGAAGCGCTGGCCCCGGCGCTGCTCGACGCTTGGCGCATTCCCTACACCTTCTCCGACCCGCTGGTGATGGCCCTGTGCCTGGACAAGGCCATGTGCAAGCGCGTGGTGCGCGACCTTGGCCTGCCCACCCCGGACTTCGCCCTGGTGCGTTCCGAGAAGGACCTGGCCGAGCTGCGCCTGGGCTACCCCGTGTTCGCCAAGCCCGTGGCCGAGGGCACGGGCAAGGGGGTGAGCGCAGCCTCCCGCGCGGGGGACAGGAAGGAGCTGGCGGCGGTGTGCCGAACGCTCCTCAAGCGTTTTCACCAGCCCGTGCTGGTGGAGGCGTACCTGCCCGGCCGCGAGTTCACCGTGGGCGTGGTGGGCACCGGGGAACTGGCCCGGCCGCTGGGGGTGATGGAAGTGGTCCTGCGCGGCGGGGCCGAGCCGGGGGCGTACTCTTACAGCAACAAGGCCAACTTCGAAAGCGTGGTGGACTATCTGCCCGCCGTGGGGCCGGAGGCCGAAGAGGCCGCCCAGCTGGCCCTGGACGTGTGGCGGGGCTTAGGCTGCCGCGACGGGGGCCGGGTGGACATCCGCCAGGACGGACAGGGCCGGGCGCAGTTCATGGAGGTCAACCCGCTCGCCGGGCTGAACCCGAACATCTCCGACCTGCCCATTTTGTGCCGCATGAACGGGGTGAGCTACCAGGACCTGCTGCGCATGATCGTGCAGTCGGCCCTGGAACGCCTGCCGCTGGACCCTGACCGCGAGCGGCCTCTGCGCGGCTGA
- a CDS encoding EAL domain-containing protein: MGALPLLRPEGAAEGGAFSSRRLAALLLALILLWAAPPVQARDNAVLVVACPEDAAPYSYRDADGRAAGLLPDFWRLFAERGGLDVEFRLAPASEALALVEQGQADIHAGLSLDGPLYPPAQGAAAPEEPGASDVSGLEERFAWTRPLMDLGLGLFALEETAATLAEAGNSRLELSGLEVGVVRGDAVSGYLATAFPGLRRREHPDLPTLAAALALGQVRLAAAPVMAFRRRLESLGKPERFALVRRFPGAALRAALRKDDQRLLARVNAGLAALPAEDILLLETKNARGPWRLPPWGIPAALCVLALGGSLLVLARARRIRRQAEARSRETDLLRDSLLAEMARHRKTQDLLASAIDQSPSGIAIVYADPATPSVVNGQALGILKLDAVPPHGSIRSNPPWRAYTPMGRHVPGSELPLFLALDKGEVTQGAEYRFVFPDGEERWVLANAAPVRDAQGRVLAGVCVFQDVTATRQAERDLARFKFFLDAGVEEVYLMRPGGTLAYVNEAVARSLGYARQELLDMPFGDIDPGYGPEGVYRLLHQVRQGPHSFETEQMARDRRRVLKEIKAFYMRFGEDEYICAFGRDITEKRRLERDLESTSALFAASLEQAPWGIIIGDAATGCVSIANDAAGRMLGVQAETLVGMAVDGHLPCWLFLDENDNTVMPGQTPLSRALACGESTRDLEVRFLLNGGPERALLVNASPVRNAEGRVIAAILVMADITARKRMERQLSFKALHDPLTGLPNRARCLELVREAVRRSQGQRRPPAVAFVDLDRFKMVNDSLGHSVGDLVLVEAARRLAAALEGQGRVCRFGGDEFVLLVEGAHSRDEAEELLRLAVEELCLPMRVGGRELRLTASAGIVLEPEEDDEEAESVLQKADLAMHRAKESGRDRMRLFHPGMLLRAQELMALDADMRRGLEQGEFVACYQPIVSVSDGSILGVEALARWRSPTRGLVGPKHFIPHAEESGLIVSLGGQVLRLACREMAALRRRSPAARRMFLSVNLSARQFAQPDLVGTVSQVLRESGLPSSLLKLELTESALMGDPEAALAAMRRLKALGVSLAIDDFGTGYSSLSYLQRFPVDVLKIDRAFVRDLPCADADGRALVGAISALAESLRLTLVAEGVETGEQLEILAAIGCEAVQGYLFHPPLSGPELEALLSLQDDARQPLSAAARP; encoded by the coding sequence ATGGGCGCACTCCCCCTGTTGCGTCCGGAAGGGGCCGCGGAAGGCGGGGCGTTTTCGTCCCGCCGTCTGGCGGCCCTTTTGCTTGCGCTGATCCTGCTCTGGGCCGCGCCTCCCGTCCAGGCGCGGGACAACGCCGTCTTGGTCGTTGCCTGCCCGGAGGACGCAGCCCCCTATTCCTATCGCGATGCCGATGGCCGGGCCGCGGGACTGTTGCCGGATTTCTGGCGGCTGTTCGCGGAGCGCGGGGGGCTGGACGTGGAGTTCCGGCTCGCGCCCGCCTCGGAGGCCTTGGCTTTGGTGGAGCAGGGCCAGGCGGACATCCATGCCGGGCTGTCGCTCGACGGGCCGCTGTATCCGCCAGCGCAAGGCGCCGCGGCACCGGAAGAGCCTGGCGCGTCCGACGTTTCCGGGTTGGAGGAACGCTTTGCCTGGACCAGGCCGCTCATGGACCTGGGCCTGGGCCTCTTCGCCCTGGAGGAGACTGCCGCCACTCTGGCGGAGGCCGGGAACAGCCGCCTGGAGCTCTCCGGGCTTGAGGTGGGCGTGGTGCGCGGCGATGCGGTTTCCGGCTATCTCGCCACCGCCTTTCCCGGCCTCCGGCGGCGCGAGCATCCGGACCTGCCCACCCTTGCGGCCGCGCTGGCCTTGGGGCAGGTGCGGCTGGCCGCGGCTCCGGTCATGGCCTTCCGGCGCAGGCTGGAATCTTTGGGCAAGCCGGAGCGCTTCGCCCTGGTGCGGCGCTTTCCCGGCGCGGCCCTGCGCGCGGCCCTGCGCAAGGATGACCAGCGTCTGTTGGCGCGCGTCAATGCCGGGCTGGCGGCCCTGCCCGCAGAGGACATCCTGCTGCTGGAGACGAAGAACGCGCGCGGCCCCTGGCGGCTGCCTCCCTGGGGAATTCCGGCCGCCTTGTGCGTCCTGGCCTTGGGCGGCAGCCTGCTTGTGCTGGCGCGGGCGCGGCGCATCCGCCGCCAGGCCGAGGCCCGCAGCCGCGAAACCGACCTGCTGCGCGACAGCCTGCTGGCGGAAATGGCCCGCCACCGCAAAACACAGGATCTGCTCGCCTCGGCCATCGACCAGTCGCCCTCCGGGATCGCCATCGTCTACGCCGACCCGGCCACGCCGTCCGTGGTCAACGGCCAGGCCTTGGGCATCCTGAAACTGGACGCGGTTCCCCCGCACGGTAGCATACGGAGCAATCCCCCCTGGCGCGCGTACACGCCCATGGGGCGGCATGTGCCCGGAAGCGAGCTGCCCCTGTTCCTGGCCCTGGACAAAGGCGAGGTGACGCAGGGGGCGGAATACCGTTTCGTGTTCCCGGACGGGGAGGAACGCTGGGTGCTGGCCAACGCCGCTCCCGTGCGCGACGCCCAGGGCCGGGTGCTGGCCGGGGTCTGCGTGTTCCAGGACGTGACCGCCACGCGCCAGGCCGAACGCGACCTGGCCCGGTTCAAATTTTTCCTCGACGCGGGCGTTGAGGAGGTCTACCTCATGCGCCCCGGCGGAACCCTGGCCTATGTCAACGAGGCTGTGGCCCGCAGCCTGGGCTATGCGCGCCAGGAGCTGCTGGACATGCCCTTCGGCGACATCGATCCCGGCTACGGCCCGGAGGGCGTGTACCGCCTGCTGCACCAGGTGCGCCAGGGGCCGCACAGTTTTGAGACCGAGCAGATGGCCCGGGACCGCAGACGCGTGCTGAAGGAGATCAAGGCCTTTTACATGCGCTTCGGCGAGGACGAGTACATCTGCGCCTTCGGCCGCGACATCACCGAGAAGCGCCGCCTGGAGCGTGATTTGGAGAGCACCAGCGCCCTGTTCGCCGCATCGCTGGAGCAGGCGCCCTGGGGCATCATCATCGGCGACGCCGCCACCGGCTGCGTGAGCATCGCCAACGACGCCGCAGGGAGGATGCTCGGCGTGCAGGCCGAGACGCTTGTGGGCATGGCCGTGGACGGGCATCTGCCTTGCTGGCTCTTCCTGGACGAGAACGACAACACGGTCATGCCGGGACAGACGCCGCTCTCGCGGGCCTTGGCCTGCGGCGAAAGTACCCGCGATCTGGAAGTGCGATTCTTGTTGAATGGAGGCCCTGAGCGCGCGCTTTTGGTCAACGCCAGCCCCGTGCGCAACGCTGAGGGGCGCGTCATCGCCGCCATCCTGGTCATGGCCGACATCACCGCGCGCAAGCGCATGGAGCGCCAGCTGTCGTTCAAAGCCTTGCACGACCCGCTTACCGGGCTGCCCAACCGCGCCCGTTGCCTGGAGCTGGTGCGGGAGGCGGTGCGCCGGTCCCAGGGGCAGCGGCGGCCGCCGGCCGTGGCCTTTGTGGACCTGGACCGCTTCAAGATGGTCAACGACAGCCTGGGACATTCCGTTGGCGACCTTGTGCTGGTGGAGGCCGCCCGCAGGCTGGCTGCGGCCTTGGAGGGGCAGGGCCGCGTGTGCCGTTTCGGCGGGGACGAATTTGTGCTGCTTGTGGAAGGGGCGCACAGCCGCGACGAGGCCGAGGAACTGCTGCGCCTGGCCGTCGAGGAACTCTGCCTGCCCATGCGGGTGGGCGGGCGCGAGCTGCGCCTTACCGCCAGCGCGGGCATAGTGCTGGAGCCGGAGGAGGACGACGAGGAGGCGGAGAGCGTGCTGCAGAAGGCCGACCTCGCCATGCACCGCGCCAAGGAGTCCGGCCGCGACAGGATGCGGCTGTTCCATCCGGGGATGCTGCTGCGCGCGCAGGAGCTCATGGCCCTGGACGCCGACATGCGCCGGGGGCTTGAGCAGGGGGAATTCGTGGCCTGCTACCAGCCCATCGTCTCCGTGTCCGACGGGAGCATTCTGGGCGTGGAGGCCCTGGCGCGCTGGCGCAGCCCCACGCGGGGGCTGGTGGGGCCGAAGCATTTCATCCCCCATGCGGAGGAGTCCGGGCTCATCGTGTCGCTGGGGGGGCAGGTGCTGCGCCTGGCCTGCCGGGAAATGGCCGCCCTGCGCCGCAGAAGCCCGGCGGCACGCCGCATGTTCCTGTCCGTGAACCTCTCCGCGCGGCAGTTCGCCCAGCCGGACCTTGTGGGGACCGTGAGCCAGGTGCTGCGGGAGTCCGGCCTGCCCTCGTCCCTGCTCAAGCTGGAGCTTACGGAATCGGCCCTCATGGGCGACCCGGAGGCCGCCCTGGCCGCCATGCGCAGGCTCAAGGCCCTTGGGGTGTCCCTGGCCATTGACGACTTCGGCACGGGCTACAGCTCGCTTTCCTACCTGCAGCGCTTCCCGGTGGACGTGCTCAAGATCGACCGCGCCTTTGTGCGCGACCTGCCCTGCGCCGACGCGGACGGCCGCGCCCTGGTGGGCGCCATTTCCGCCCTGGCGGAGAGTCTGCGCCTGACCCTTGTGGCCGAGGGCGTGGAGACCGGCGAGCAGTTGGAGATCCTGGCCGCCATCGGCTGCGAGGCCGTGCAGGGCTATCTGTTCCATCCGCCCTTGAGCGGCCCGGAGCTGGAAGCCCTGCTTTCGCTTCAGGACGACGCGCGCCAGCCGCTGTCCGCCGCCGCCAGGCCCTGA